In Streptomyces paludis, the genomic stretch CCGGGTCAGCTCCTCGCAGACGCGGCGCAGCCGGGCGGGCCCGGCGAGCAGGGGCTCCCCTCCGTGCAGGATCACTGACACGGAGGGCAGGGCGTGCGCCTCGGCATGTTCGGCCAGTCGGACCGCGGTCCGGTGAATCGCTTCGTCGGAAATCGTCCGGGGGCGGGTGCGCCAGCTCTGATCCGCGTGTTCGTAGATGTAGCAGTGGTCACACGCGAGATCACATCTGCTGTGGACTTTCAGGACGATCTCGCGAAAAGGGACCAGGGGTCCTGTCATCGCCCCATTCTAGAGGGCGGAGTTGAAGCTCGAAACGCGCGCGACACGGCCGGTGGGCATGGGGAGTACGCGTCCGAGCTTCTTGGCGACACCCGCGTCGCGTACGTCGATCTCCGCGAGGGGGACCCGGTTCTTCTTCGCAGTGGCGAAGGTGACAGAGGTCTGATAGGTCACGACGGCCGTCCTTGATCACGTTGTCCGAACAGGAGACACGGCACCGTTGCAGTGTCAGCGGCTCGACTTTACTCTCATGAACTCCCGCGGCAACTCGACGCGTGGGGACGGGACAAAAGCGTTGCCAGGAATTCACGGCACGACTCGGAATAGATCATTCCGCTAATCGGGTGACAACAAAACAGCAGACGGGGGCGCGCATGGCCGACTCACGCGGACCACTGCACAGCATGGTCTTCCGCAACGCTGACCTGCCGGTTCTCTTCCATCACGCGGACGCGATCGCCATCGCCCGGCAGCGGCAGGCGGTGACCGCCACCCGGCGGACCCTGCTGCTCCTGGTGGTGGGCGCGCTGTTCGCGGCACTGCCCTGGCGGTGGCGGATCGGGGACTCGTTCCAACTCACCGGCGCACTCGCGGCGTCGGCGTACGCCGGAGTGCTTCTGGTCACGCTCCGTTCGGCGGGTCAGCGAGCAAAGTCGCACTGGCAACTCAACCGCTCGGCGGCGGAGTTCATCAAGTCGCTCTCGTGGCGTTACGCCGTGCACGGAGCGCCCTTCGACACCGCCGCCCCCGACGCCGGGAGCCTGTTCACCACCCGACTGGAGGCGGGGCTCGGCGAGTTGAGAAAGGTCGGCTGGGAGGATCCCCGGGACACCGGGGAGATCGGGCAGCGCGCGGCCGGGGAGCTGATCACGCCGGCCATGCGGATGCTGCGCGGAAAACCGTTCGACGCCCGCCGGGAGACCTATGTCCGGGACCGGCTGATCGAACAGCGCAACTGGTACCACCGCAGAATGGTGGTCTCCCGGCGCGCCACCGCGCTCTGGTCGGCCACCATCACCGCGCTGACCCTGCTGGCGCTCTTCCTGGCCCTGCTGCGGACGTTCTCGCTGACCGGAGCCTCCGCCGTGCTGGGGCTGCTGTCGGCGTCCGCCGCGGCCTGTCTGGCGTGGAGCGAGATACGCCGCCACCAACCCCTCATATCGGCCCACTCGTTGGTCGAGGAGGACCTCGCGGCGATGCACACCGCGATGGAGACGATGGTCACCGAGGAGCAGTGGGCCAACGCGGTGTACGAGACCGAGCGCATCGTCTCGCCGCAGCACACGGACTGGCTGGTACGGCACCGGAGTTGAGCCGGTACGGAGCGCGCCCGGGGCGGTCCGGCGGCACCCCCGCCGGACCACCGCCCGCACCGCCTCAGGCGCGCTCCACACCGTCGCACCAGATCACCGTGACCGGCTTGCCGCGCTCCCGCGCGTAGCGCACGATGTCGCCCGTACCGCCGAGTCCGCGGGCCGGGCGGCCGTCCCACACCGCCAGCAGCCGGTCGCAGTGGTCGGCGATATAGGTGCCCGCCGCGTAGTACGCCTCGTCGGTGGAGTGCGGGAAGGCCATCCGGACCTCCAGCGTGGCCCGGTCCTTGAGCCGCCGGTAGCCGTCGAGTTCCCCCGGGTCGTCGAAGCCGTCCTCGTAGTCCCCGCTGGGGATGACGACGGTCAGCCGCGCGCCCCGGTCCAGGGCGAGCACGGCGAAGAGCTGGTCCGCGCCCGCCGCCAGGCTGGAGAGCGCCTCCACCGACCCCGTCTGGGTACGGAGCACGGCCGCGATGGCGGCCTTGATGTGTCCGTACGCCTCGGCCGGGATGTCACGGTGGCCGGTCACTCCGATGCGTTTCACAGTCCGCGCTCCCCCGGTCCCTCTGCGCCGTTCCCCCCGGCCACATCTTTCCAGAAACACGGAGGCGAGCCCCCGCCCATGGCTCGGACGGAGGCTCGCCCCGGACGCTTTCCGGCCGCGTCCGGCCGGGGTGCGGTCAGACGAGGCTGACCCCGTACGCGCTCAGCGCCGCGTTCACCGGCTGGAAGTACGTCGTGCCGCCCGAAGTGCAGTTGCCGCTGCCGCCCGAGGTCAGCCCGATGGCGAGCGAACCGGAGTAGAGCGGACCGCCGCTGTCGCCGGGCTCGGCGCAGACGTTGGTGCGGATCAGACCGCTGACGATGTCACCGCCGCCGTAGTTCACCGTGTAGTTGAGGCCCGTCACCGTCCCGCTGTGGGTGCCGGTCGTCGAGCCGCGCCGGGTGACGGACAGCCCCACGGTGGCGTTGGCCGACCCCGTGATGGTCACACTGCCGACGGTCCCCGGGTGGGCCAGCGCGGTGTTCGCGTACCGCACGATGCCGTAGTCGTTGCCCGGGAAGCTGCTGCCGGCCGAGGGGCCGATGCTCGTGGTGCGGGCGGAGGTGGTGTACCAGGCCGGCAGGCCCTCGGTGCAGTGACCCGCCGTCAGGAAGTAGTACGTGGTGCCGCTGCGGACGTTGAACCCGGCCGAGCAGCGCCAGCTGGTGGCGTACACGGCGTCGCCGCCCGAGATCAGCTTGGAGATCGTGCCCGTGGTGCGCTCGACACGCACCGCGCCCGCGTTGGCGCCCGCGGCCTGCTTGATGCTGTCGATCTCGGCCTGGGTGACGGTCGAATCGGCCTGTACGACAACGGAGTTGTTCGCCTTGTCGACCGCCCAGGCGGTGCCCGCGACATCGGCCTCCAGGACCGCGTCGCCGACC encodes the following:
- a CDS encoding FXSXX-COOH protein, producing the protein MTYQTSVTFATAKKNRVPLAEIDVRDAGVAKKLGRVLPMPTGRVARVSSFNSAL
- a CDS encoding S1 family peptidase; the encoded protein is MRIKRTTPLNGVARRVRLLAVTTGLAAAVALAIPTASAAQTTTFSASQLGAVGDAVLEADVAGTAWAVDKANNSVVVQADSTVTQAEIDSIKQAAGANAGAVRVERTTGTISKLISGGDAVYATSWRCSAGFNVRSGTTYYFLTAGHCTEGLPAWYTTSARTTSIGPSAGSSFPGNDYGIVRYANTALAHPGTVGSVTITGSANATVGLSVTRRGSTTGTHSGTVTGLNYTVNYGGGDIVSGLIRTNVCAEPGDSGGPLYSGSLAIGLTSGGSGNCTSGGTTYFQPVNAALSAYGVSLV
- a CDS encoding DUF4231 domain-containing protein; the protein is MVFRNADLPVLFHHADAIAIARQRQAVTATRRTLLLLVVGALFAALPWRWRIGDSFQLTGALAASAYAGVLLVTLRSAGQRAKSHWQLNRSAAEFIKSLSWRYAVHGAPFDTAAPDAGSLFTTRLEAGLGELRKVGWEDPRDTGEIGQRAAGELITPAMRMLRGKPFDARRETYVRDRLIEQRNWYHRRMVVSRRATALWSATITALTLLALFLALLRTFSLTGASAVLGLLSASAAACLAWSEIRRHQPLISAHSLVEEDLAAMHTAMETMVTEEQWANAVYETERIVSPQHTDWLVRHRS